CAGCGTGAATTCCCGGACCGTCGCCAGCCGCGAAAGCTGGACTGAGCGAACACGATAACCTAAACCGCGGGGGCGGCGGGATCGGGCGAATGCCCGGGTCCGCCGCCCCCGCGGCGTTGGTCGCGGTCCAGAGTTCACCGACGCGGTGGGTGGGGTTGTGCGTTGTGCCAGGGGAGGCCCAGGGCTGATGGCTCAAAGTTCCGGGGAAGTTTGGGTCTTGACATAGAATGTGGAGGTGTTCTTCAGGCGTGACGTATCTCCCGGAGTAATCAGGAGATGGTACAGCCTGTGTTCGACCGGGCGGCGGCGTTACAGGAGTTGAGTCGGTGTTCCCTCGGGCACCGGGCGCGGACCGCACGGCTGGTGCGGATGGCCCACTTGTTGTCCGCTGAAGCGGCCGGGCGTTCACTCCCGGATCCTCACCCGGGCCGACTACGACGCCGGGTTGAACCTCATGAACCAGCCGACGGTGACCCAGTCCGCCGTCCTCGGGCCCACTACCAGGCCACCCGGGAGCGGATGGAGCGGTGCCCGGGGGTCGCGCTGATCATTTCGGATACGACCGAACTGGATGACTCGGGCCTGCGGGTCGCGTGCCTCGGGCCGATCGGGAATGGGGGCGGGCGGGGGTTCGAGTGCCATAACTCGGTCGCCATCCACCTCGACACCGGCGATCTCCTCGGGCTGACATCCCAGATCCTCCACGTCCGCGAGACGGACGCTCAGATCCAAGCCGCCCGGGCGGCGACGGGGTCCAAGGGGGGTCCAAGGGGTCCGGCCGCGGGGGCCGTCGATCGGACGAAACGGCGGCCGAGCGGCGGGCCCGGGCGAGCCGGGAGTCGCGGCTGTGGGTCCGGGGGTGCGAGGCGCTCGGGCCGGTGCCCCCGGGGAAGGTGTGGGTCGACGTGTGCGATCGGACGGCCGACACGTTCGAGTTCCTCCAGTGCATGGGTCGGGCGGACCGCCGGCACGTCGTCCGGTCGAAGCACAATCGGACCCTGGCCGGGGACGACGCGGGGGCGTTGTCCGTAGTCGGCGGCGGGGACGAATCCCCGCGGTTGCTGCACGACGCCCTCCGATCGCGACCGGAGGTGCGGACGTAGGAGGTCACGGCCCGGACGAACCACGGGCAGACGGCTCGGACGGCGGCGGTGCGGATGGCCTGGATGCCGGTCCGCCTCCGGTCCGCCTCCGGGCTCCTCAGGTCCACAAGGGCGACCACGACGACACCCCGGTCGACGCCTGGGCGATCCGGGTGTGGGAGCCGGAGCCCCCGCCCGGGGCGACCGACCCGCTCGAGTGGTTGCTGCCGGTCCAGCGGGTGTACATCCCTAAGCGGACGGGAGGTTGCGGCCGTTGGGGATTCCGACGATCCGCGATCGAGTGGCTCAGCCGGTGTGACGAGGGGCGAGCGATGCTTCCATCGCTCGCCTACTCTACTGAACTCTGTGGCTAGAGGTTTGTTCTTATTTCCGGCCCGGTGCCTTGTTCGCCTCGTCCGTGTCGATCAACCCGTCGCCGTCGGTATCCAGTTTGTCGAACACGTTGGGCGGGCCGGTGAACTCCCGTCGCGACACATCACCGTCGCCGTTCCGGTCCATTGCGCGGAACCAGGATGGGCCGCCGCGGAGGTCGGTTCCGAATGACTCCGGGTAGCCGCGGCTGGCTGCGGCCAGGAGCGATCGCGGGAGCTTGTTTCTGTCCAGGGCTCCGTCCGTCAGGCAACCGACGGCCTGGAGGTTCTTCCACGCGCGGCGGAGTTCCCGGACCGACAATGCCCCGTCGTGGTTGGTATCCAACAACTCGAACAATCCGGTGCCGCCGTCGAGGACTGTTAGCAGAACCTGGCCCGACGAGATCTGGTCCTGGAGGTCGAGCCAGGCGTCGAGTTCTTTTCGGTCGAGTTTCTTGTCGCCATCGCGGTCGGCCAGCGGCGTGAGCCACGACAGGCTGCCGCGCCGCGGGCGGGTGATTTCCATCCCGTCGCCGTCGTCGGCCGCGCTGGTCAACAATGCCGTCATCTGCCGGCGGGCGGTCGCAGTCGCCTCCGGCATCTTGCCGGCCGTTGCCCAGCCCTCGAAGCGCAAACGCTGGCCGGCAAAAACGAAGCGGTCCACACCCGTTTTCGGCCCGTTCAGCCGGACGATCCACCGGCCGTCAGGCTCCTGGTCACGCCATGCAGTCAGTTCCGCGGCTGTGAGTTTTCCGTCGTGATCGGCATCGAGCCGGGCGAATGTGGCCGTGTCGAAACCAGCTTCCGCGGCCGTGAGGTGGCCATCACCGTCGCGGTCCAACCGGCCGACGACGGTTGCGGCCCAATGAACATCGCCGGCATCGGTGGGCAGCAAGATCATTGGCACCTTGGCCAGCGCCTCGGGAATCGGCCTGTCGGCCGACGGCGGCGTAAGTAGAGTCGTCCCGGCGGCCCCAGGGTAAACGGCTTTCGGAACGAGTTCGCCGACGCCGATCAGTTCGTCGTCGTTCTTGTCCAGTTTTTTCAATACGTCGGCAGCGGCCAGCCATTCCTTCTCGGTGACTTTGCCGTCGCCGTTCGTGTCCAGGTGCTTGAGGAGCGCGTCCGTCAGTTCCGCGCTCACGGGCAACCGGCCGACTCCGATGTGGGCATTCCCGGCACCGGCCCTCCGGTAGAAACGGGCCAGTTCGGCAGGCGTAACCTTGCCGTCGCTGTCACCGTCCAGATCGGCGAACGCGGGCGACGCCCCGACCGGGGGCGTAAACCCGCTGCTCATCGCGTGGCGGAGGGCGATGGTGGACGGCAAAAGGGCTGCTTCCGTGGTATCGAGAACACCGTCCGCGTTCCGATCGAAGTAGGCGTGCAGACGGGCAAACGTCTGGTCCCAGATCGCGGAAACAGGTTTGCCGTCGACCTCGACGCGGATTTGCACGCGGGCCGCTTTGCCGTCCCCGAACAGGACGAGTTCCAGCGGGGCTGTGGACCGCGGCGACGGCGCGGTAAGCGGGGCCGCGGCGGACACACGTTCCGCCGCGGCGAGGATCGTGACGATGGCGAGCAGGCGGGTCACAGGATCTCCTTGATCGGCTTGGCGGCCGGGTCGGCGATCCGGATGGGCCGGCTCACGTTCGACATGTTCTGTTTCATCGGATCGATGCCGACGGCCTTGACCACGGTGGCGATCAGGTCCGGCGTCCGCGTCGGGTCGCCGTCGACCGCCATGCCGTCCTTGGTGGTCTTCCCAACCACCTGCCCGCCCTTGATCCCGCCCCCGGCCATGACGGCCGCCCACGACGCGGGCCAGTGGTCGCGACCGGTGTTCCCGTTGATCTTCGGCGTGCGCCCGAATTCGCCCTGGCAGACGACGAGCGTGTCTTGAAGCAGCCCGCGCTCCTTGAGATCGGTCAAGAGGGCGGAGAACGCCGCGTCGAGGTTGCCGCAGAGCCGTTCGACGGAAGTGAAGTTGTTCTGGTGCGTGTCCCAGCCGTCCAGCGTCACCTCGACGAACGAGACTCCCCGCTCGACCAGCCGACGGGCGAGCAAACACCCCTGGCCGAACGTGGTGCGGCCGTAGGTGTCGCGAAGGGTATCCTTCTCGTCTTCGAGGCGGAAGGCGGCGGCCGCTTCCGGTCGCATGAGCCGGACGGCCCGGTCGGTGGCCGCTTTCAGGGTGTCCGCGACCGGGCTACCGCGGCCCGATTCAAAATCCCTTTCCAGCCCCGAGAGCAGATCGAGCCGTTTCGTCTGGCTCGCGGCAGACACGTCGGCCGGGAGGCTCAAGTCCGGCACCTTGAGATCGTCGGCTCCCATAGCCGGTCCGGGACGACCCCGACCGCCTCCGACGACGAGCGGCGAGAACCGCGGCCCGAGGAAGCCGCCCCCGATCGCGGCCTCGCCCCCGTTCGCCCGGCCGCCGATGCTGACGAAGCCGGGCAGGTCGGTGTCCGGGTCGGCGAATTCGTGGGAGACCAACGACCCGATGGCCGGGAACTGGATCGCGCCCTGGGGAGCATACCCGGTCAGGCTAACGAACCGTGCCCGGCCGTGATCTCCTTCCTTGGTCGCCATGGAGCGGACGATCGCCATCTCCTTCATCTGTTTGGCGACCTTCGGCAAGTGTTCACCGATGCGAACGCCGGGGACGGCCGTGGCGATTTCCTTGAACGGGCCGCCGTTCTCGTGGCCGGGCTTGAGATCCCACAAGTCGATGGTCGCGGGACCGCCGTTCAGCCACAGAAGGATGACGGACTTGTGCCGCTTCGGAGCCCCGGCGGTGTTGGCCGCCAGGGCTTGCAGCCAACCCGACTGCGAGACTCCAACAGCCCCGACGGCCGCCAGGCGCAGCCAGTCACGGCGGGACAGACGGAATGAACCGGACATGCGGACTTCCTCTCGGGGATTAGTGGTTGGTGTTGAATTCGGTGCTGTTGAGGAGAGCCCAGAACACGTCGGCCAGCGCCCGGTTGGTGTCACCGTTCTTGCTCTCGACATGGGCGATCATGGTCGCCGCTTCTTTCGTCGTCGGCTTGCGGCCCAAGACGGCGACAAACAGCGTTTCGATCTTGCCCGCGGTATCGAGGAACGGGGCGTCGGTCGCGCCGGCGAGGGTCGGGCTCTTCGCGGGGTTTGTCAGGTCGCTCGTGAGTCGCCCGTTCATCATCGACAGGGCTTGAACGATCGACCGCTCGGCCGAAACCGACCACTCAATGTGGAATTGAGCGGCAAACCGTTTGCGGGCGTCGAGCCCCTGGCCGTGGCCCGTGTCGTCCCGCTCGGGAGGCAGGCCGGCGGCGGTCCGCAGGCTGTCGTACAGTTGCTCGCCGGTGAGCCCGCGCACCGGCATCTTGGCGAAGTATTGCGGGTCGGTCGTCCCGCCTTCCGGCAGCGTGGCCGAGAGTTGGTAGATCTTGGCCTGGGCCAATGCCCGGGTCAGGTACTTGAGGTCGTAACCGCTGGCCACGAAGGCGTTGGCCAACTCCCCGAGCAGTTCCGCGTGTCGGCCGGTGCTGCCGGTCTCGCCGCTGAGGTCGTCGAGCGGTTCGACAAGAGCAGTACCGTACATCTGGGCCCAGAGGCGGTTGACCACGTTCCGGGCGAAGTACGGGTTGTCCTTGCCCGTGACCCAACCGGCCAGGAGTTGACGGCCGGTGTCGGCCGCGAGGGCGTCGGGCCATTTGACCGGCGTGCCGTCGATGATCTCCGCCGAGACCATCCGCTTGGTATTCGGGATGGAGAGTTGGGGCGCGGCCGTCATCCCCTTCTTCCCGGTATTCGACGAGATGAAGAACGCGGCCGTCTGCCAGAACTGGTCGCGGGTCCAGCGGGCGAACGGGTGGTCGTGGCACTGGGCGCAGTCGAGGTTGACGCCGAGGAAGGCCCGCGTCGCGTTGGCCGCGAGGTTTTCGGGTTTGTTCTCGCTGGCGGCGAAGAACGACGCCGGCGTGACCGCCCCGCGGCGGGCGGCCGACGGAATGTCCCCGGCCACGGGAGCGGTCAGAAGTTCCCGCACCAGGCGATCGTAAGGCGTGTTTTCCTGCAACCGGACCGCTACCCACGCCTCGAACTCGTCCGCGAGCCGGGCGAACTCGGGGGTGTCGGCCTGGGGCACCCAGGTCCGCCGCCAGGTCGTCGCCATGTGACGGGTGTGGCCGCCGGAATCGATCAGGCGGTCAATCAGCTTGATCCGCTTGTCCGGCGACTTGTCGGCCAGGAAGGCATGCGTTTCCGCAACGGTCGGTACGCGGCCGATGAGGTCGAGGGATGCCCGGCGGAGGAACGTGCCGTCGTCCGCCGGGGCTGCGGCGCGGACACCAGCCTTCTCCCATTCGGTTGCAAACCGTTGGTCGATGCGGGCGGCCAACGCGGCCGGATTCGGCGGGTCGCCTGCGGCAGCCGTCATCGGGACGGCCAACGCGGCAGCTAACAAAAGCAGAAATCGCTGACACGGTCTCATGGCGTTGGCAGTCTCCTGGGCACCGGATGTCGGCGGAGTGAATCGGACTGTTAGAAGTCGTCTAGAGCGAGTACGCGCCCGTCGTCGCGCAAGGTCAACAGGGCGAACGTCAAGCCGTCGAGCTTGTCACCGACGAACCGAACTGAACCGTCGCACATCAGGATGTTGGCTCCGTTTGCGTGGAACCCGTAGATGCCAAACTGGTTGTTGCAGTTCACCGAGCAGTCGGTGGCGTCGCCGTGGGCCGGCGTGTTGCCGTCCGACCGGGCCGCGGGGCCGAACGCGATCGAGCCGTACCCGGCCCACATCCCGCGGGCGTTCGAGGTCATGCCGAAGAGGTCGTCCTTGCCTTGTTGCTTCCCGTTCCGCCAGGTCTGGGGCCGGCCGGCTTGTTCGATCAACAGGAGCGTGCAGCCAAGGCCGTCGGTGATCTTGGCAAGCGGCAGGTAGACGTCGTCGGTCATAGCCTGCCGCTGGTTCGAGATCATCTGGTCGACCAAACCGGTGTTTAAGCCGTAACCGCCGCGCGGCAGGAGAAGTCCATTCGACGTGATGTAATCGTTCACGCCGCCGTTCACGGTCAGGAGGCTGTCTTTATCCGGATTCTCGGACTTGCCCGAGGCTTGAGATTTCATCGTCAAGGTGCGGTTCGGCGGGGAGGCCGGGCAGACGAAGGCTTTCACTTGCGTCTCGACGGCCGCCTTGTTGCCCGGGTCGTAACAGTCGAGTTTGAAGCTGTAGCTTTTTGCCAGATCGGCCTCACCGATGTGCGGGAGGAGGTACGGCCCCCAGCCGCCCTTGGTGCCGCTCTGGAAGCCCGTCCGCCGGGGCGGGAAGCCGCCGTTGGCTTTCTCGAATTCGAGGCAGCCTTGACCGAGTTTCCGCAGGTTCTCCTGGCACTGAGCCCGGGCGGCGTCCGCCCGCGCGGCTTGCACGACCGGGAGGACGAAGCCGACGACCAGACCGAGCATGCCGACGACGATCGCTAATTCGACCCGACTAAATCCGGCCCGGAAGCAGGGTGCCATTTCCGTCCGCATCGTTCGCTCCTGATGTCGAAGGTTCGGAGTGTTCAGATTCGATGGTTAGTTGAGCCGGAACGGTTCGAGGTCGTTGCCACCGTCCTGTAAGTGGACGGGAACCCGCCGTACACGCCCTCGTAGTTGTGGAACGCGAGGCCGATCTGTTTCATATTGTTCTGACAACTCGTCCGCGCGGCGGCCTCGCGAATCTTCTGCACGGCGGGCAGAAGGAGCCCGATCAGGATTGCGATGATGGCGATCACGACCAGCAATTCGATCAGCGTGAAGCCGCGGCGGGCGTGTCGACTCATGGTGTCGGTCCAGGTGTGGGTCGCAGTTGTTGGCAGCTACTATCGTCCGGCCACGGGAGTCTCCCGCGTCTTGTGACTGACGAGCTAAAAGCGAAATCAGTGCCGAGTTCACTGGCAGGAAGATTTGCGGGCTTTTCAGCAGAAGTTTGAGCGAAATGAGGGTTCTATCCGGCGCGGATTGATCAAGGCGTGTCCGGTCGTGGTCAGGAAGTGGCCAGGCAAATCGATCCCGTACAATATCCATCCGGCTGCATAGATTGGCTCCGGGCTGCACGTCCCGCGAGCTTTCAGGAGGTCCGTCATGTCGTTTCGGTTCGCGGTCGCTACCTGTCTCGTCGCCTTTGTTGCAACCGGGTCAGTCCGCGGCGATGATAAGCCGGTGCCCACCGGTCTCGTATCCAAAAATCGTGTCCAACTCAATCTGGCGGGTGCAGAACTGATCGTGGCCGCGGCCAAGGAGAAGGCGGCGGCGAGCGGTTGGAAGATGAACGTCGCCGTGGTGGACGATGGCGGGCATCTCCTCGCGTTCGCCCGGATGGACGGTGCCCGCCCCGCGAGCGTTGCCACGGCGATGACCAAGGCGGCCTCCGCGGCGACGTTCCGGCAGGAGACGGGGCCGCTGCCGCCGAAGGGCGAGCCCGACTTACTCCTGAACCTCAGCCTGCAAAACGCGGCCGCCGCGAACGGCGGCAAACTCACATCCCTCAAGGGCGGCATCCCCATCGTGATCGACGGCCAGGTGGTCGGGGCCGTCGGCGTGGCCGGTGGGAACGGCGAGCAGGATACCGAGGTCGCGAAAGCTGGAGCCGAAGCGTTGCTGACAGCGGTTGGTGCCAAGAAGCCGTAGGTGGTTGGCCCGTTGTGCATCGAAGCCGCAAACGAACATTATCCAGGTACATGAATGGACGCGCCGCCGGAAGATCCACGGGTTCGGTTCGCCGCGGAGCGAACACTCCTCGCCTGGGTCAGAACCGGGCTGGCGATGATGGGCTTCGGCTTTGTCGTCGCGCGGTTCGGGCTGTTTCTGAAAGAATTATCGCCGGCTGCCGGTCAACCAGTCGGGCCGACCGGTCCGTCGATGGCCATCGGCGTCGTGTTTATCCTGATCGGCGTAATTGTCTGTCTGCTCTCGTGGTGGGAATACCGGACCGTCCTTCGCCGGATCGACCGCCGGGAACCGTACCAGCCGCCGATCATTTCGCTCGGCTCGATCATTGCACTCGCTCTGGCCGCACTCGGAGTCGCGATGGTGGCTTACCTGATTCAGCTGTGAAGGATGAGCATTTCGGCGCAACTTGATAAGATCGAGAAGATGACGCTAATGGTTACCGTGGCACAAATTCTCCATCGTGCTACTGGCGAATTCTTCTGCCCGACCTGATGCGTGTCGGGAAGTTTACGAGAAGATTTCGTCACGCGTGTGAACCTGTTTCGTAGCCGTGTCGTCAATTCGGTTCGGCCAACTGTCTGTTGGGCTGTTAGTGAGCCCGGGTGGTCGGGTATTCCTCTCTGTGACCGTGTACGTCCGTTTCTATCGGAGGACAGCCACGAATGGCTTCCACTTCCAACGACTCTCGACCTAAATCCTCGCCCGGTTCTGGTTTAACCCGAGCCGAGTTGAGTATCATCCTTCTCCTCGCGGCCGTAAACTTTACCCACATTGTTGACTTCGTGATCATCATGCCGCTCGGCGACCGGCTGATGCGCGAACTCGACATTTCCCCGAGCCAGTTTTCTTGGATCGTTTCCACTTACGGCATCGCGGCGTGCGTTGCCAGTATTTTGGCCAGTTCCATCGTGGACCGATTCGACCGAAAAACAGTTCTCTTGACGAGCTACGCCGGCTTTTGCGTCAGCACACTACTCTGCGGGCTCTCGCCGAACTATGTGATGGTCGTGGCCGAGGCCATTCGGTCTCTCGACGCGAGTAACCTTCTCAACGGACGAGCCCCGAACTACGAACTCTTGCTCGTGGCGCGAGGATTGGCCGGGATGTTCGGCGGGTTGGCGGCCGGGGCTATCATGGCCGTGATCGGGGACACGTTCGCGCCCGAGCGGCGCGGGCGGGCGACGGGCGCGATTATGTCCGCGTTCGCCGTGGCTTCGATTTTCGGCCTGCCGATCGGATTGATCCTGGCGAACGAGTACGGTCGCGGGGCTCCGTTTATCACCCTCGCGGTCGCCGGCGCGGCGGTCTGGTTCCTCGTTTGGTTCCGCTTGCCTAGCATGCGCGGGCACATGGCCGGCGGCTATCCGCGTCCCACGCGAGAGTTCCTTTTGGTGGCCCTGAACCCGAACCACGTCAAAGCCTTCGCGTGTACTCTGGCGATGGTCCTCGGGACGTTCACGATCATTCCGTTTCTCGCGCCGTACATGACCGCCAACGCGGGGCGGCGGGAAAGCGATTTGCCTTACATCTATGGCGTGGCTGGCGTTTGCACCCTGGTGAGCATGAACGTGATCGGCTGGCTCGCGGACCGGATCGGCAAGCCGCCGGTCTTTTATGCGATGGCCAGCATGTCGGTGGTGATGACCCTGGTCGTGACGAACCTGCCGCCCGTCCCGCTCTATGGGGCGATCGTCGTCGCGAGCCTGTTCATGGTGAGTGCGTCCGGTCGGATGGTGCCGGCGCAGGCCACGATTATCGGGTGCGCGAAACCCCACGAGCGCGGGGCGTTCGTCAGCCAGAACACGGCCGTCCAGCACTTCGCGACCGGCTTGGCGCCGTTGATTAGCGGCTTAATCATGGGCCACGGTGAGGATAAAAGCCTTACCGGCTACCCGATCGTTGGCCTGGTCGCGGCGTGCTTCGGGATCGCGTCGCTGGCCCTTTTCAGTCTGCTGAAGCCGGCTCCCGGTCCGCAGTCCGTATCGCAGACTCCTTCGGCTGCCGAAGGGGAGCAGACTAAAAGCGCGCAGACCGATGGCGGATCAACCAAGAGCGGGCCGACCGAAGGCACGCAAACGGTGGAAGCGGAGCCCGTGGCCGCGGCCTGACAAAACACCGGAGCCCGCGGCCAAAACCGCGGGCTCCGGTGTTAAACTTCCTGTCTGTACAATTCACTCGGCGATCGGGCAGCGGAAATAGAGTTCACCCTGCCGCTTCCCGCCCTGTCCCTTCAGGGTCACAGTCAGGTCCGCCTCGCGAACGGCACTCGTTGCGGGTGGTGTTAAAACGAAGCGCACTGCGGACCGGCTGCTGTTCGTCGCCTGATCCGTCTCCTTTTTCACGCCCCACGACGGCGGCACGATCAAATCCACGTCGCCAGCGGTCTTGCCATCGAGCGTGACCGTGAGCGTCGTCGGCGCTCGTCGGGCTATCATCTGGGGTGGCGTGTCGAGCGAGACGGCCGGCTTGCCCAGTTCCTTCGCCAGTTGCTTTTCCCCGCCATCGTAAAGCAGCAGGAGCGGGTCTTCGGTGACGCCCAGGGTGACGCCCGATTTATTAGCGTCGAGCGTCCGCCGGCTGCCGTCGGCCCGCACGATCCGCACCTGCTCGACCCCCGGCAGTGGTATGAACACGTCCTGGCGGCCCTTGTCCTTCCACAGCACCTGGAGCGCGCGGCCGTCGCGGTCGCGGAAATAGAAGGCGTGGACGCCGTCAGGGTAAAGCCGTTCCTCGACGAACTTCTTGATCGAGATGGCGTTCACCGTGTTGTAGTACGCCACGGCGTCGAGCCGGGGGCAGTAACGGTTGTACCGGCAGTCGAAGACGTTGTGCGAGTCGCCGGAACTGCCATAAGACTTGGCGTCCGCGTCCGGGTAAATCAGCCCGAACCACGACGCGCTCGCCCCGCCGGCGGCGAAGAAGGTGGCAAACTTCTTGGTCAGATCGACAGCTACCGTGTGGCGGGGCAGACCCTGGCTGTTTAACCCGAGTTCCGTCGACCAGATCGGCTTGACCTGGCCGTACTTCTTCATGAGTTCGTGATACTCCCCAATCGTCCTGCGGATGTCCGCGGGCGTCTCGTAAATGTGGAAGTCGTAGGCGTCGCACCACTGGCCGTAGCCGGCCTTGAAGTACTCCTCGTTCGGCTCGACGGACGTCGCGACGACGGTCACCTGCGGGGCGACCTTCTTGATCTCTTCGTACACGATCTTGTACGCTGCCACGTTCGCCTGGACTCGCTCGCCCGTTCCGTGCGGTTCGTTGCCGAGGTTCACGATCAGCGGGCGGTACTTGCCGTACTTTTCGACGAAGTTGCGGACGCCCTGGCGGAGGGCTTTCTCGTCGTAATCCTTCTTGCCACTCTCGATCGTGGCGATCGGGGTGCCCGTGAGGACGCCCATGCCGAGCTTTTCGCAAAGCTCGATGTTGGGTGCCTCCGGCGGGTATGGCGGCTTGGCCGACCACCCGCCCCAGACGCCGCAGGTGCGGATGCCGAGGCGGTCCGTGAGTTGGAAGTATTCGGTGAAGCGGTTGTCCCAGTTCCGGCTGGTGAACGGCACCTCTTCGGGCTTGAACTTCTTGGTCTCGGCTTCCGGCAGGATCGCCAACGAGGTGAAGTTCCGGAACGGTTCGCCGCCTTCCAGCGGGATCGCCGCGTGCAGCTCGTAGTACCGGCCGACTTCCAGCGCCAAGGGTCCGAGGTCGATGGTCGCCTCGTAGGCGAGTCGGTTGTCCTTCTTGCCTGCCCGCTGCAAGGTCGCGGTCGCGGGGCGAGATTGCTCGGCCCCCCAGTAGTCCCGGACTTCCCAGGTCATCGCCAGTTGTTCGTCGCGGAGCGGCTTGGTCGCCTCGACGGTCACGTTGACCCGCCGCGGGTCGTCGGGAAAAAGTAAATTACCGAGTCGGGCCGTGGAGAAGAGGAGCCGCGAGATCCGGTCGTCTTTGCGCGGGGCCGGGGCGAGGTAAGCGGCCGAGAGGTCGTCGAGCCAGAAGCGGCCATGCGTTTTGTCGAGTCGGACCTGGAAGCGGGCGGCAGTTACGCCCTTGGGCAGGTCGACCTGCTTCTTGATCGGCTGCCAGTCCCGCTTCCCAAACTGTTCGGCCAGGGTGATGCGTTCGACGACTTTCCCCGCGGCGTCGAGGGCTTCCAGGTCGACCGCGCCGCGGTACGAGTTGTCCGAAGAATTCAGGTCGGCTTTGCACGCGAGACTGATGGCCCACCGCCCCGGCGCGACGGCGAAGGTCGGGCTGGTGACGGTACAGGGGCGGTCGATCTCTTCGAGCGACCGGGTGAGGACCAGCGAACGGCTGCCCTGGGCGGCGGTGCCCGAATCGATGGCGACGTTCCCTTGCGTCGCCCAGCCCTCGGGCAACTTGGTCAGCCCCTCGAAATCGGCCTTGAACGCGGCTGGCTGGGCGAAGACGGGCAACAGGCACTCGGCCCGCATGTCCGCGAGGAGGACGGTCGGTTGCTTCGTTTTCTCGTCCGACTTATCGGACACCGAAAGGGCGATCTGGGACAGCGGCCCGTGCCACTTCCCGTCGTTGGCCCCGCCCCAGTGTTCGCCACCGGCGATCTCGGTCGGCTTGATCGTCAGGTCGTGCCACTGACCGTCCGCGGTGATGGGCCGCGGCGCCTGGTGCGTCTGGCCGCTCCCGTCCACGAGTTGAACCCCGATGCGCGTTGCGTTGTCCGACTTCACCTTCATCCGGACGGCCGCCACGTCTTTGACATCCAGTTCGCGGAGGTTCTTGACGGCTGCCACGTAGGCACCGCCCTTGGTGAAGTCGCCAGCGAGCTTGAGGCACGACTGGCCCGCGGCAGGTTGGTCCTTGACGACGGTGAACGAGCCCTTGGCACCCGGGAACTCTTCCCCGCGGGTGAACCGCCAATCGTGTTCGCCGTCCAAGACTTCGTCCAGGCGGACGACTGTGGTGACTTCGGCCCCGGGCACTTCTTTCGGGCGCGGGAGGATGGCAATGTCGTTGAGCCAGAGGGTGCGGACCTTGGTCGGCCCGTTGTTGCCCAGCAGGAGGTAGAGCCCGGTCGCGGGCCCGTGCCACTGACCGTCCTTGGCTCCGCCCCAGTATTCGTACTTCGAGACCATGGTGATCGCGTCGGCTTGCCCGCGGCGGGCGAAGAAGCGTTCGAGCGGGAGAACGACCCGCTGCCAGTCGTCCTTCGCTTCGAGCTTTAAATTGATCTGGTGCGTCTGGCCGCTGGCGTCGTTCAAGCGGACCGTGAATTGCTCCCCGCCCGAACTGCGGACCCAAAACGACAATTCGCGGACGTCAATGTTGTCGATCTTGCGGCCGGCCTGGACGTAGTTGCCGCCCTTGGTGAAATCGCCGACGAGCTTGAGGCTGTCCCGCCCGGCCAATTTTGCCGCCGGGGC
This is a stretch of genomic DNA from Fimbriiglobus ruber. It encodes these proteins:
- a CDS encoding EF-hand domain-containing protein → MTRLLAIVTILAAAERVSAAAPLTAPSPRSTAPLELVLFGDGKAARVQIRVEVDGKPVSAIWDQTFARLHAYFDRNADGVLDTTEAALLPSTIALRHAMSSGFTPPVGASPAFADLDGDSDGKVTPAELARFYRRAGAGNAHIGVGRLPVSAELTDALLKHLDTNGDGKVTEKEWLAAADVLKKLDKNDDELIGVGELVPKAVYPGAAGTTLLTPPSADRPIPEALAKVPMILLPTDAGDVHWAATVVGRLDRDGDGHLTAAEAGFDTATFARLDADHDGKLTAAELTAWRDQEPDGRWIVRLNGPKTGVDRFVFAGQRLRFEGWATAGKMPEATATARRQMTALLTSAADDGDGMEITRPRRGSLSWLTPLADRDGDKKLDRKELDAWLDLQDQISSGQVLLTVLDGGTGLFELLDTNHDGALSVRELRRAWKNLQAVGCLTDGALDRNKLPRSLLAAASRGYPESFGTDLRGGPSWFRAMDRNGDGDVSRREFTGPPNVFDKLDTDGDGLIDTDEANKAPGRK
- a CDS encoding DUF1501 domain-containing protein, which gives rise to MSGSFRLSRRDWLRLAAVGAVGVSQSGWLQALAANTAGAPKRHKSVILLWLNGGPATIDLWDLKPGHENGGPFKEIATAVPGVRIGEHLPKVAKQMKEMAIVRSMATKEGDHGRARFVSLTGYAPQGAIQFPAIGSLVSHEFADPDTDLPGFVSIGGRANGGEAAIGGGFLGPRFSPLVVGGGRGRPGPAMGADDLKVPDLSLPADVSAASQTKRLDLLSGLERDFESGRGSPVADTLKAATDRAVRLMRPEAAAAFRLEDEKDTLRDTYGRTTFGQGCLLARRLVERGVSFVEVTLDGWDTHQNNFTSVERLCGNLDAAFSALLTDLKERGLLQDTLVVCQGEFGRTPKINGNTGRDHWPASWAAVMAGGGIKGGQVVGKTTKDGMAVDGDPTRTPDLIATVVKAVGIDPMKQNMSNVSRPIRIADPAAKPIKEIL
- a CDS encoding DUF1549 domain-containing protein translates to MRPCQRFLLLLAAALAVPMTAAAGDPPNPAALAARIDQRFATEWEKAGVRAAAPADDGTFLRRASLDLIGRVPTVAETHAFLADKSPDKRIKLIDRLIDSGGHTRHMATTWRRTWVPQADTPEFARLADEFEAWVAVRLQENTPYDRLVRELLTAPVAGDIPSAARRGAVTPASFFAASENKPENLAANATRAFLGVNLDCAQCHDHPFARWTRDQFWQTAAFFISSNTGKKGMTAAPQLSIPNTKRMVSAEIIDGTPVKWPDALAADTGRQLLAGWVTGKDNPYFARNVVNRLWAQMYGTALVEPLDDLSGETGSTGRHAELLGELANAFVASGYDLKYLTRALAQAKIYQLSATLPEGGTTDPQYFAKMPVRGLTGEQLYDSLRTAAGLPPERDDTGHGQGLDARKRFAAQFHIEWSVSAERSIVQALSMMNGRLTSDLTNPAKSPTLAGATDAPFLDTAGKIETLFVAVLGRKPTTKEAATMIAHVESKNGDTNRALADVFWALLNSTEFNTNH
- a CDS encoding DUF1559 domain-containing protein → MRTEMAPCFRAGFSRVELAIVVGMLGLVVGFVLPVVQAARADAARAQCQENLRKLGQGCLEFEKANGGFPPRRTGFQSGTKGGWGPYLLPHIGEADLAKSYSFKLDCYDPGNKAAVETQVKAFVCPASPPNRTLTMKSQASGKSENPDKDSLLTVNGGVNDYITSNGLLLPRGGYGLNTGLVDQMISNQRQAMTDDVYLPLAKITDGLGCTLLLIEQAGRPQTWRNGKQQGKDDLFGMTSNARGMWAGYGSIAFGPAARSDGNTPAHGDATDCSVNCNNQFGIYGFHANGANILMCDGSVRFVGDKLDGLTFALLTLRDDGRVLALDDF
- a CDS encoding GlcG/HbpS family heme-binding protein, producing MSFRFAVATCLVAFVATGSVRGDDKPVPTGLVSKNRVQLNLAGAELIVAAAKEKAAASGWKMNVAVVDDGGHLLAFARMDGARPASVATAMTKAASAATFRQETGPLPPKGEPDLLLNLSLQNAAAANGGKLTSLKGGIPIVIDGQVVGAVGVAGGNGEQDTEVAKAGAEALLTAVGAKKP
- a CDS encoding YidH family protein; protein product: MDAPPEDPRVRFAAERTLLAWVRTGLAMMGFGFVVARFGLFLKELSPAAGQPVGPTGPSMAIGVVFILIGVIVCLLSWWEYRTVLRRIDRREPYQPPIISLGSIIALALAALGVAMVAYLIQL